A genomic stretch from Sceloporus undulatus isolate JIND9_A2432 ecotype Alabama chromosome 5, SceUnd_v1.1, whole genome shotgun sequence includes:
- the LOC121930412 gene encoding uncharacterized protein LOC121930412: protein MLTEQISFKKDTMLLRTMRHSLALILVTLTAMCASQVSNVALSGQAVQSSTFNIMGVASNAIDGSTASGFSSGSCTHTDEESNPWWVVDLKAEYHVLRISITNRGDCCSEWLDGAEIRLGNSIENGGTTNPRCATISSLNPGETRSFYCENSRGQFVTINQPNGGMFSLCEVQVFAEKSDPTTELGSSHSQLEPKEGEQVQMSVPNVAPEGKVFQSSTYDLFGDPENAVDGSTSVEYIRGHCTHTELEINPWWTVDLTEEFQVSRVSITNRGDCCPERINNAEIRIGNSPEKGGITNPRCATISSLGPGRTAVFDCGEMEGQYVTVTIPGIGYLTLCEVQVFGMKVNTSETTPGMNKEAGVTSAIEKWTKPKKPIKQWKDKRERQPYSFVHNAALGGKAFQSSSYNLLASPDHAIDGSTSANYLRGQCTHTLLQDNPWWMVDLGARFRVLSVVVTNRGDCCADRIRGAEIRIGDSKERGGIRNPRCTTITSLNLGETGKFECDEMLGRYVTITIPDTNRYLSLCEVQVFGQLLIPPIPNVALDGKAFQSSSYSQLGAAEHAIDGSLVADFGHGSCTHTDYELNPWWMVDLKAEFNVTRVDITNREDCCAYRLDGAEIRIGNSRETGGSTNPRCAVISSIGRGETESFDCKGMKGQYVTVTIPEEQYLTLCEVEVFGVRVDSTGNQAVLA from the exons ATGTTGACTGAACAG ATATCTTTCAAAAAGGACACCATGCTTCTAAGAACCATGAGGCATTCTCTCGCTCTGATTTTGGTCACCTTAACAGCAATGTGTGCATCACAAG tATCCAATGTGGCCCTTTCAGGACAAGCCGTCCAGTCCAGCACCTTCAATATCATGGGAGTTGCTAGTAATGCCATTGATGGTTCAACTGCAAGTGGTTTTTCATCTGGTTCATGCACGCACACAGACGAAGAAAGTAATCCATGGTGGGTAGTGGACCTGAAGGCAGAGTATCATGTATTGAGGATCAGCATTACCAATCGTGGAGATTGTTGTTCAGAATGGCTAGATGGAGCTGAAATCCGGCTTGGGAATTCCATAGAGAATGGAGGCACCACAAATCCCAG ATGTGCTACAATCAGCTCCTTGAACCCGGGGGAGACACGCAGCTTTTATTGTGAAAATTCAAGAGGGCAGTTTGTGACTATTAACCAACCAAACGGAGGAATGTTCTCACTTTGTGAAGTCCAAGTGTTTGCTGAGAAGAGTGATCCCACCA CTGAACTTGGGTCATCCCATTCTCAATTGGAGCCTAAAGAAGGAGAACAGGTCCAGATGTCTG TCCCAAATGTGGCTCCTGAAGGGAAGGTGTTCCAGTCCAGCACGTATGATTTATTTGGAGACCCAGAGAATGCTGTTGATGGCTCTACATCTGTAGAGTATATTCGTGGCCACTGCACCCATACAGAGCTAGAAATTAATCCATGGTGGACAGTGGATTTGACAGAAGAGTTTCAAGTATCCAGAGTTAGCATCACAAATCGAGGAGACTGCTGTCCAGAAAGGATCAACAATGCTGAAATTCGTATTGGGAATTCTCCAGAAAAGGGAGGGATCACAAATCCAAG GTGTGCTACAATCAGCTCACTGGGGCCAGGTAGAACAGCTGTATTTGATTGTGGAGAGATGGAAGGGCAGTATGTAACCGTGACCATCCCAGGCATAGGGTACCTCACGCTGTGTGAAGTCCAAGTCTTCGGCATGAAGGTCAATACTTCTG AGACTACACCTGGAATGAACAAAGAAGCAGGAG TTACTTCAGCTATTGAAAAATggacaaaaccaaaaaaacctaTAAAACAATGGAAAGATAAAAGAGAGCGTCAGCCTTATTCATTTG TCCACAATGCAGCCCTTGGTGGAAAGGCATTCCAGTCGAGCTCCTACAATTTACTAGCATCCCCTGACCATGCCATTGATGGTTCTACATCTGCAAATTATTTACGTGGGCAGTGCACCCACACATTGTTACAAGATAATCCATGGTGGATGGTGGACCTGGGAGCCAGATTTCGAGTGCTCAGTGTTGTTGTCACCAATAGAGGAGATTGCTGTGCTGATCGGATACGAGGTGCTGAAATCAGAATTGGAGATTCAAAAGAAAGAGGTGGAATCAGAAATCCCAG GTGTACCACAATTACTTCACTGAATTTGGGTGAAACTGGCAAGTTTGAGTGTGATGAAATGCTTGGACGATATGTGACTATCACCATTCCGGACACAAATAGATATCTCTCTTTGTGTGAAGTTCAAGTCTTTGGTCAACTGCTAATTCCCCCAA TACCCAATGTGGCTCTTGATGGGAAGGCATTCCAGTCCAGCAGCTACAGCCAACTAGGAGCTGCTGAGCATGCCATCGATGGGTCCCTTGTGGCTGATTTTGGGCATGGATCCTGCACTCACACTGACTACGAATTAAATCCATGGTGGATGGTTGATCTGAAGGCAGAATTTAATGTGACACGAGTTGATATCACTAATCGAGAAGACTGCTGTGCATATCGGCTAGATGGAGCTGAAATCCGGATTGGAAACTCACGGGAGACAGGGGGTTCCACAAACCCCAG GTGTGCTGTGATCTCCTCAATTGGTCGTGGAGAAACTGAAAGTTTTGATTGTAAAGGAATGAAAGGACAATATGTTACAGTGACTATTCCTGAAGAACAGTATCTTACTCTGTGTGAAGTGGAGGTGTTTGGTGTGAGGGTTGATTCCACTG